Genomic DNA from Halobacteriovorax sp. DA5:
CTAGTTCAAGCGCTTAAAGAATTCCCAACGGTTAATGCTTCAATTGATGGTGACAATATCATCATGAAAAAAGACATCAACCTTGGTTGTGCTGTAGCTGTTCCTGGTAACGGACTTGTTGTTCCTGTAATCAAAGGTGCAGATAACCTAAATATTAGAGGTATCGCTAGAAAGCTAGACGAGCTTGTTCAAAAGGCAAGAGCGAAGAAGCTTACTATGGATGATATGTCAGGTGGAACTTATACTTTCACAAATAATGGATCTTTCGGAATCCTTATTGCAACACCTGTTATCCTTCAACCACAACTTGGTATTTTCTGTGTTGGTACAATGAAGAAGCGTCCAATTGTTACTGAAGATGACTCAATTGCAATTCGTCAGATGATGTATGCAACTCATACATACGATCACAGACTGATTGATGGTGAAGTAGGATCGAAATTCCTAAGACACGTAATCAACACTCTTCAGACAACTGATTGGGCGGGATTATTTTAGTAAATTAAAAAAATCAAAATAGAAAAGGCTACCATCGGTAGCCTTTTTTTATATTCTTGGTGCTGATTTTTGGTAACGTTCTCTATCTTTAAGACTTTCATAGAAGTTTTCTAAGGCGAGATGACCTTTCTTCCAGTTAAAAACATCTCGAAATGTCAGCCAATCAAGAACGCAAAGTAGCCAGTCTTTTTCCAGCTGATGAAGTCCACCTTTATCAACTTTCTTTTCAAGTGAGTCTAGAATACTCTGCACTCTTTCGTACTGAACTTTAGAGAATTTAGACTCCCATTTTGTATCACATTCCCAGAGTTTTTGTTGAAACAGAATGATACATGAATCACAAAGCTCATCGATTAAACGAAGCGCTAATTTTGTATGTACATCTAATTGCTTTCCTTGTTTTTCGAGTAAGTATTCACAAATGATAGTTGAATCAAAGATTGATCCATCTTCTGTTTCTAGAATTGGGATTCTTCTTGCAGCATTATATTCACCAATTTTCTTTGCACCATCTGGAGTAAGTGATCTCACTTGTTCAAGTTCATAAGGAATTCCAAGTTCTTCGAGTACGAGAATGACTTTTCTAACAAATGGTGATGTCGTTGATCCAATTAGTTTCATACAGGCCCCTAGTTCAAATCATTATTGATTTTAATTTCTGGTTTATCTGTCTTGATTGTAACGTTAAATTGGCATTGATAGATATCTTTTTTCTTATTCTTTTCTAAGTAGCAATTTAAGTGTTTACCTTTCCTCACTTCGTAATTCTTGGCCCCTATTGTGTGATAGTCATCAGCAATTAAGTCGAGTTTTTGCCAAAATCTTTGGGCCAGGTTTCCATCAAACTTTATCTTTAATGTATTATTTTCAAAGCGAATCTTTGCCTTCCCATTTGTCCTCGATGTTTCTAAAAATTCACTGATAGCTCCTTTTCCAAAATCGGTATCACTATTATATGAAGATAATTCTCCTTCTCCTTTTCCATTTAGATAGAGATGACAGTGAAATTTATGACTTGGTTCGCGCACGCAAAAAAAGTATTTGTGGTAGCGAAAGACGAGGCCATGGACGAGGTCAGCGTAGGTATTTTTAACAGGAAGACCTAAAAAAATTTCTCTTGCATACTTTGAGTCAACGACAGAGAACTCATTTACGTGGCTTGAGATTTCGATACCTGAGATTTCGGTAGCGAATGTTTTAAAGGTTAGAATAAGGGCAAACGATATCAGTAGGAGCTTCTTCATAACTATGAACTATAGAATTCATCGAGATTGAAGTAAAACAAGTTCACAAAAGATTAACAAAGAAAACAATAGGCCAACAAACTAAATCACTAACTACTTAGAAATAGTAATAAGGCTTCGATACATTTTATTCGCCTTGTGGGACTCTACATTCTTGCTAATCTCATTATACTTAGTACGATATAAATTTGAATTTCCTTCAGCAGTAAAATCTGATTCAAGTTTCTCAAGAAGTTCCTTGGCCTTATTATTAAAAATGAGGTCATCTTGAGTGAAGTCTTGAATTTCAAATTTATCTTTATACTTATTTGCAATGGCCTTACCAAGTCGTGTTTTGTGAAATGGTCGCTCTGATGTATAGGTGAGGACAAACTTTCCTTTTGGTTTTAAGCTATCCATAATCTTGTTTAAAGTGCGGTAGAGGTCATTGAGCATATAGAAACCATCTAGCGAGATAACAAGATCAAATTCATTCTCTCCGAGCCATGTTGTTTCATAATTTGCTTCTTTATAATCATGATCACTTTCGACGAGATCAAATCCTTTTGCCTTAAGTTTGTATTTCTTTGCAAAGTAAGCCGTTAATTGTCCTGTTCCACAACCGATATCAAGAACTTTTTGATGGGGCTTAAAGTGAGAAGTTAGAGCAGAGAATTGCTTTTTTGATAGGTTATTTTGCATGAAGCATTCAATTCCATGCATCTCTTTACAATAAGTTAGATATGATTGTGATTCTTTTGCAAAACGGTAGTAATTCGTGAAGGCACGTTTAGCTTTGGCGTTGAATCCCTTTTGTGTAAGTAATTTTCTAATAAATTGAAACATAGTTATTTATACTCCTATTTTCTTTAAAATTCTATCTTCATGAAATCTTAATCAATTAGAATTTGTGAGAACTTTAAATAAGTGTTTAAAATAGACTAAGAAGCCAAATAGGAGGTTCCTATGATTAAGTTTTTAGTATTTTTAGGATTACTTGTGACTTTAGCGAATGCTGCGGTAACGACGGTCTTTATTGACGGCCTCAATATTAAAGGCCGCCAAAAAGTTGAAAATATATTAGAAGTCTTTGATATCTGAAACTAGCTCTGGGAAGTCGATATAAGGATTTCTATTTCCTTGAATCTCTTCAATCTTGTTATTTCTTTCGATTTCATCGCTGTCCACTGGATCTTCTGCGTGCCATCTTCTTAGGTATTTTTCCATTCTACTATTAATCTTCGCTCCATAGCGAGTTGCAAAGTAGAACATTGCTCGAGCAACATTGCCCTTGTGCTCTGTTGGTGGTTCAAAATAATGTCCATCAGAATGAGAAGCAAAACAATCTCTCGTTGCAGCTTTTCCACCTTTTAGGTCAGCAAAGTCATTTGAGCTACGAACGCTATTGGCCTTAGAGTCAGTTGGGAATAAATGGTGAAGGTCACCTTTTTGAAGTTGTGAACTAAATCCGCCTGTAAATTTTGACTGAGGCCATGTGTGCTCACAGTTAACAATTTGATGGTTAGGGATTTTCCCATCTCCAATTGGTCCGATATTAGGAGTACTTCCATTGAAAACTTTATTGCAGTAAACACCTTTTACATAAGGTTGGTTACTTTCATCATATTTTAAATGTAATTCGTTAAAAAGGTAGCGCTTAGCTTGAGAGTAGGAATTTTTTTTGTGATTTTGGCTGATAATTCTTTGTAATTCTGTTCTTAGGTTTTCATCTTGTAAAAGGTCATTTGCGACTTCTGCTTTAAATGATTCCGGATAATAGCCGGCAGTGGTCGTTAGTGCCAATAAGGCTGCTACTAAGAGTTTTAATTTCAAAATCTAATCCTTGATATTGTTGCTGTATATAAAAGCATCTCAAAGATGAAAGGTTTTGCAAAATAAAAAATGAAATAGAAAGGCCTTCTTAACAGAAGGCCAATATTAGTACTGAAATGGATTAGTCAAATATTTAGAAATTATCGATTTTATCAGCTAGGTTAGCGATGTCGATAAATGGATTTCTATTGTTTTGTACAGAATAGATAATTTCGTTTCTTTCTCTTTCTTCAGCGTCAACTGGATCAAGCTTATCCCACTCTCTAAGAACTTGCTCTTGGTGGTTTGAGATTGAAATATCATATCTTACTGAGAAGTAGAAAAGTGCTCTTGCAACATTTCCTTTGTGCTCAGCTGGTGGTTCGAAAGCACCGTTACCTTGAGTTTGTGAAGCTGTACAATCTTCATAATCAACTGGGAAACCATCTACATTATCAAATTCATAGTTACCTCTTACAGAGTTAGCTTTTGAATCAGTTGGGTATAGGTGGTGTAGATCTGATTTTTGAAGACCTTTGTCAAAACGACCAGTAAATTTTGATTGTGGCCAAGTGTGCTCGCAGTTAAGAACGTTTGGGCTAGGGATTTGTCCTGGACCCATAGAACGAGTTTGAACTCTTCTTAGTGTCTTTTGGCAATATACATCTTTAATGTAGTAACCTTTATCATCTTCTTTTAAGTGGATTTTTCCGAAAAGTACTTTTCTAGCGCCTTTGTAACCTAGGCTTCTTTGGCTGTAACAACGACCTTTGTTCTTTGAATCACATCCAAGAACATCTTGAGAATTTGTTTCTTGGTGAGTTGTATTTAGAACTTCGAATAGGTAGCTCTTTAATTCTGCTCCACCTCTTGAAAGAACATCATTAGTTTCTTTCGGGTAGTAGTTATTTAATTCTGCAGCATTACTCGTAAGAGCGAAAAGTAGTGTTGATAGAACGATTGCGATTTTCATCTAATCCCCTTTAGTGGTTTGTGTGTGTGAAGCTTTTATAGGACATAATTATTAAAATGGCTAATAGGAATCTTAAGTTTTTCTAATAATTTCTGTCAGGTAATCTAATTTCAATATTTAGACGCGCTGCTCTTAATGAAAGTTTAATAATACTATCGAAAAATCTGGATTTATTTAGTCGGGTTTTGTATAAGTCACCAAAGAAAATAACAACATTATTAGGGTAACTTAATATGAAATACATCTTAATTGCATCATTGCTTATATCTTCAAGTGTCTTTGCTTACACTAAGACAACTCTTAATTGTATTAAGAAGCTAACGTATGATCTTAATGTCGATAGTCGTGCGTTTAAAATTAATACTGATGAAGTAGATGCTGATATTGATTTCGAGGGGAGACCTCTTGATGAAGCGATTGCTATCATTAGGACAACTCTTGAATTAAATGGATGTAATAGTAATAACGCAATTAACTTTTCTAAAACACCATCTGGACGTGCAAAAAGCCGTTGTGTCGAACTTGTTCCAGGACAAGACTATTCAATGAGCTGTTATGTTGAATCAAATATGGGATTCTTCTTTGTAACAAAAGACCTTCAAACGGATGCGTTTGTTGTTTATTCTCGTTGGGACTAGACTACTTTCCCCAAAGTTCTTCTAAACGTTTCTTTATATTATTTTCTACGCCAATCGCTTTTGGTTGGTAGAACTTTGGCGTTCCTTGAGGTGCGTATTGTTGCTTAACAAAAGCTCCCTCGAAGCTATGTGGATACTGGTAAACAACTTTATGATCTTTATCTGGAAAGTTCTTTAAATGCTCTGGAACTTGGATTGTTTGCGAATTCTCTACATATGCTAAGGCTTCGTTTATTGCATTGTAAGCAGCATTACTCTTAACGGTACTAGCTAGGTAAGTCGTGGCCTGTGCTAGTGTAATTCGTGCTTCAGGCATACCAATATTTTGAACAACATGAAGTGCATTTGTAGCAACAGTGAGTGCATTTAAGTCTGCATTACCCACATCTTCACTTGCAAAGATAACTAAGCGTCTGGCGATAAAGACTGGGTCCTCTCCACCATCAAGCATAACAGCTAGCCATAGAATGGCCGCATTGGGATCACTTCCACGCATACTTTTAATGAAGGCAGAGATTACATCATAGTGGCGATCACCACCAGCATCAAAGTTTCGTGAATTTTCTTTGATAATATTTTTAACTGTTTCAAAGTCAATATCTTCGTCTTGTTCAAGAAGAGAGAAAATAACTTCTAAACTTCCAAGAGCAATGCGAGCATCACCGTTTGCGTATTCACAAATTAGATCGAGATATTCTTGCGATAATTCTTTTTCTAATTTTGTGATCGTTCTCTTTATAAGAGAGCGAATTTTGTCGGTTGTGAATGATTTAAGCTCAATAATCTTCATACGAGAAAGAAGAGCGCGATTAACTGAACGACGAGGATTCTCAGTCGTTGCTCCAATAAGAATAAAGCTTCCTTGTTCCACATGTGGAAGAAGAGCATCTTGTTGGGCCTTATTAAAGCGGTGGATCTCGTCAATAAATATAATGGATTTTCTTTGGAAGTCTCGGGCCTCGTCTTGTGCCTTTTGGATAAGCTTCTTAAGTTCTGCTACGCCAGATAAAACTGCGCTAAATTCGTAGAAATTTGCGTGAATTTCACTACCTAGCACCTTGGCCAGCGTGGTTTTTCCACTCCCTGGAGGACCCCAGACAATAAGTGAAGGTATATTTTCACCCTTAAGAAAAGGGAAGCGTCTAGCTAGGGCATCAAAGCCCTCATAATCCTGCTTGCTACTTGGTCTTACTTGATGAGCAAGTGGTGTGACGGATGAATCTTTTGCGCTGAATAAACCTTGTTGCATATATTACCTAAAGTAAGTTGGCCATTGACACATTGTGGGGCCGTCGTGTAATTTAACATACCAATTAAAGCTAGACAAAATTTAGAGCGTTAAAGCTCTGAATAAATCTCATAAAGCTGTCGTTAAAGGTAGTGAGAAAAAAAAATAGAAGGAGGTGAATGTTATGTCTAAAGATTACTCAATCAAAATCGAGATCGATGAAAGATTAAGTGCGGAAAGAGCTCTTAAGAAATTCAAGAGATACTGCGAAGCTTTCGGTGTTATTAGAGAATACAGAAAGAGACAAGAGTATAAGAAGCCTTCTATTAGAAATAAAGAAAAGCTACAAGCGGCTGAGAAGAGAAGAAAGAAAACTCAGACGAAGTACAGTAGAGGTTCTAAAATCTAATTTGATTTAAATTTCTTATATACTTTAAGGGCTCCCGACGGGAGCCCTTTTTGTTTTTGTGGCACATGACCGAAAGCGGACGCATGTCTTAAATGGCACAATGTTAGTAGAACATTAATTTTAAAATACTATTCCAACGAGCGTGCATAACTTTAACGTTACGAACATATTCTCTTGGAAATCCTGTCTGACCTTTTTCTAGGTCCATATGAAATACATTCCATTGCATATTGAGATCACCCAAACGATCGATAAACCAGCGTTTATCTAACTCTGCCATCATTCTTAATTCAAGTGGCGAAAGGAAGTTATCAAGGAATTGTTCAAAGGATGGCTTTAGTTCATTAGGTATAATGTAGATAAAGGCATCATTTGAGTAGTTATACATTTTTCCAACGTAATTCTTATAACTTTCAATATGAGGAACATAGGTTGAAAAATTTGTTCCTTCTGTTAGATGTAGAAGCTGTATATAGGATTGAACACGAAGATTCAGGTTATCAATATTATCAAGTAGAGAGATAAGATTAATATAGTCGTCAACATTTCCATATTGTTGAGTTGGAAGAGAGATGAAGTCTTCGCGAAGCTTTTTAATATTTCGCTCAGTTGCCTGAATAAGTGGAACGACTTTTTTTATTTCTTGATAACAAGTCTTTTGATTTTTTTTACACTCGTCATAAGCTCCATCAAATTGCAGTACTAATTTAAGAGTATTTTCTCTTAAGTTGATAAAGTCTTGTGATGTGTAAGTAATTCTCTTAACGATATAATAGAAGTCATTCTTAAGTGAGCGCAGTTGCGGACGAACATAGCGACGATAGCTATAGTCATTTAATTTTAGTTTTGAAGAATCAAAATTAAAGTACGGGTATTCCGCAAAACTAGAAAGGGTAAGAAGAATGGCAAAGATTATTTTTTTCACTTCTTAAATGATTGAAGAGGTGGTGCAAAATGTCAATTAGCTTAATAAAAAGTCAAATTAGCCAACGAGATCAAGATCTTCTTGAGGGGCAATGTGACTTAGTTCAATATATTTTGGCTTCATTTGAAGTGAACGAAACTCCTGAACCCAGCTGTCTGTGTTACATAGAGATATAGAAATATTGTGTTTAGGAATTTTGTGTTTCGCTAAGATTCTTGGAAAAAGTCTTAGTGGTGAGCCATGTAGCTTGAAGTGAACATCAAGGTGAGATGGAATCTTTCCTGAATAGATGAGTGCTAAGCAAATAAAAGTTCCCGCATTACAAGTTTCAATTTGAATTCTGTCGCTTTTTACTTTTTTAATAAGTGAGAGTAGGTCGCCAGCATATCTTTCAAGTTCTTTTGTATTCAAGTTTTCAAATTTAAAGATGTCTTTTCTGTTTTTTGCCGTTAGAAGTCTCTTCTCATTTTCGGAGAAATTTAGATGAGTAAAATTCGTCATCATTACTTCATCAAAAGTGGGCTCTTGAGTATCGAATTTGTATACAACGTCGGCCCCAGCACCTTTAACTTTGATTTTTCCAGAAAATAAGACCTTAGACACAACGAACCTCGTAGTTACTAAATTGATAATGTTATTTAGTTAATCGGAACGATTGGGTATTTAATTAAGTAAATTTGCTATAAATTTGAAATTTAACTAATTATCGTCGAATTTAGTCGTCAGACTCACTCATTAACTGCTTGAAAATATTATTTTTTCTCATTTGAAGCAGTTTCATGATATCTGTGGCCGTCTCTTCTAGGGCGCGGTCAGTAACGTCAAATACCGGCCATCTCTTGTTCTTGCCAAAGATTTCATTGGCCCATTCTAACTCTTCGATAACCTTATTCGTATCCGCATAATCACCTGTGTGCTCAGTTGCGCCAAGTTTATTTAAACGGTTTTTACGAATTGAATAAAGTGCTTCAGGGTCAATCGTTAGGGCAAAGATTTTTCTTTGGTCAATTTCAAAAAGTTCCTTAGGAAGATCTTGTCCGTTAATAATAGGAATATTAACAACCTTAATTCCGTGCTGAGATAGGTAGACAGAAAGAGGTGTCTTAGATGTACGTGAAATACCAACGAGGATGACATCTGCAAGATGGAGAGTTTCTACGTTTCTTCCATCATCATGGTTAAGAGTGAACTCCATTGCAGCAACTCGATCAAAGTACTCAGAGTTAACGGCGTGTAGAAGGCCTGGCTCACTCTTTGGTTCTTGGTGAAAGTAATTAGAGAAAGTCGTTAGTACTGGCCCCATTAAATCAAGGGAGCGCACATGCTTTTGCATTGAGATTTCTTTTGTATATTCTCTAAGTTCTGCTGAAACGATTGTATAAATTACGAGGTCGTGATGAATAGCTGCTTCGTCAAAAATTGATTTAATTTGTTCCTTTGTGCGAACATTCTTAAAACCTGTATAGAAGACTTCACTTTCTGGGAATTGTGTCATGGCCGCGCGACTGATTGCCTTTGCAGTAGAACCTGTTCCGTCAGAAATAATAATTATTTTCATTTTTTTCAAAATTAACCTCTAATAAAATCGTTATAACTACTTTATTCAAGAATGAAGTCTTCGACAAGGTTATAGATGTCATTTCGCTGACTTAATGGGTGAAAACGAGATAATGGTGTTACTTTTTTTAGGAAAGTTTTTTGAGACTTCGCGAGCCTGCGAGTTGCAAAATAAATCTTTTCGATAAGTTCTTCTTCAGATGTAATCTCACCATTTAGATATTGAATCGTTTCTTTATAGCCAATAGTTTTTAGGGCCTTAAGCTCTGGCGAGTGATCATCATTGGCCATAATATCTTCAACCTCTTTAAGCAGTCCCTGTTCTAGCATCTGTTTTGTTCGCTTCAGTATAATTTCCCAATGCTCTTCTTTTGGAAGCTCAAGGCAAATATTAAGCGTGTCCCAGCCATGAATATTTGTTGAGAAATCATACGCCCCATGATCATCGGCTTGCTTTTTTTGATCAGAAATCTTCTTCCCCGTCATGCGATGGTACTCATAAGCACGAGTACGACGATAGTGATCGTTCTCATGAAGATTCTCAAGTGATTCAGGATCATGAACCTTAAGATAAGCCACAATTGGGGCCATACCTTCTTTTTCATAAAGATCACGGGCCTCTTGCTGAATGGCCTCATCGGTTGATTCTGATTCATACATGCCGCGAATAAGGCTTCGAAGATAGAAGGCGCTACCTCCAACTAGAATTGGAACAATTCCTTTTGAATGAAGCTCGTTGATTTTAATTATAGCTAATTCGACAAAGTCAGATGCATTTAATTCTTTCGTAATAGGGGAGATGCTAACGAGATGATGAGTGACACCGTCCATTTCAACTTCGTCTGGCTTAGCACTTCCAATATTTAATTCATTGTAAAAGAGAACGCTATCGAAGTTGATAACGTGACATTTTTCAATACCAATACGTTTGGCAAGATCAATGCTAATACCTGTTTTGCCCGATGCAGTTGGCCCTAATAGAAGAATTAATTTCTTTGTCATTTTAGTAATTTTTTTAATTTCTTAGGCGAGATTCTTTTTGCAATTTTCTTTTCTACTAAATCGTAGAAAGAAATAAATGAAAGAAGTCTTCTTACTTCACTTACTTGAAGCTCTAAATCTTCAAGCAGATCATTACCGTTAATAATATTTGCAGATATTTTTGCGTATGGTAGATCCTCAAATACATGAGAAACAGATCGCAGGACGCATGTATGAGCATCCAAGCGTTCGATTTCAATGCCCATTGCCATGTATTGCGATAGGTTTTCCATATCCGTCATATCTTTTGAAATTGGCTCTGAAATTAGTAGAGGAGTCATATTGTCGATATCAATTTGCCCACAAGCTTCATCTAAATATACTTGAGCATCAACAAAGTATGGACCTCTCTCGATGTGATTAAAGAGAAAAATATTTTCACCAAGTGCCGATATCGTTAACTCACTTTGCTGGCCACTTGTGTTTTCTCCAAAAAGAGAGCTTTGGCCATGAAAGTCTGTACCTTGATTAAGTTCATTTTGAAATCTTTGTAGATTTAAACCACCGCCAAAGTTATTAGCAATAATATTATCTCCACCTTGGTTGAATAGGGCACTTGATAGAGAGTTGAAATTTGCTTCATCTTCATTCATTTCAAGAGAGTGGTTCTCATTGATATGATCTTGATTTTCTGAAATGAGCTTTTTCGCTGTAGCACTTGTTAGAGAGAATATCTCATTGCTCTTTAAAAATTTAATAATTGTTTTATTTGGATGAACGTTTACATCAATTTCATGCTCAGGCACTCTGAATTGCATGATGTAGTCGCCAGTTAAGCCTTGAGGCCAAAACTTTTCCATATTTCTAATGATGATCTGATGTATCTTTTTGTCAGTAAAGAGACGGTTGTTTACAAAGAGAAACTGTTGCTTTCCGCTGTATCCTTTTGAGGCATCTTTAGAGACGTAGAATTTACAACTTGAACCAAGGTATTCACCATAAGATTGCATAATCTCTGGAATATTTTTGCGTGATTTCTTTTTAAAGATTTCCCCAACTCGATTCACTGTATGTTCTTGAGCACGATAAATTTCAGGGTCTTGGTCATCCCATGTGATTGAGAACTCAACTTGAGGGTAGTTAATTAAGAACGAGTTAATAACACGCTTTAGGGCATTCTTCTCACTCTGTCCTGACTTCACAAATTTCAATCGAACTGGAGTATTAAAGAAAAGGTCTTTGACATAAGTAGAAGTTCCACACTTATGTGTCGAATACTTTGAATGCTCAACCGTTCTAGCTCCGTGAATAACATACTTTGCACCTTCTTCAGGATTTGAACGAGGAGCTGAGTGACATGATATTCGTGCCACTGATGAGATTGAGGCAAGTGCCTCTCCACGAAAGCCAAAAGTATTTAGGCGGTAGATATCTTCGAAGTTATTGATCTTTGAAGTTGCGTGACGGCAAAAGGCGTAGGGAAGTTCATCAAAGAACATTCCATCACCATTATCTTCAATTGCGATAAGATCTAAACCTGCATTAATAATCGTAACTCGAATTTTAGTCGAGTTTGCATCAATTGAATTTTCAAGTAATTCTTTAAGAACATTGGCCGGGCGTTCAACAACCTCACCGGCCTTGATTTGATCAATTAAGTGTTCGGGAAGAAGGTTAATTCTATTTTGTGTATTCTCTGATATTTCCATTATACGAACTAGTCGCGATAGAAATTAACCTGGTTTCTTCCACCTTCCTTGGATTTGTATACTGCAGAGTCGGCCCTTTTAAATAGGTCTGTTCCACTACTAACTCCCTGTCTGTAGTCAGAAACGCCAATCGATGCAGTTACCGGTAACTTATTATCGTCGTAAATGAAATCGTGAGTTTCTACCGCCTTTCTTAGGCGCTCAGCGATTTCGTATGATTGTTTAATATTTGTTTTAGGAAGTAGAACAACAAACTCTTCTCCACCATAACGTGCGAAAATATCAGTTTCTCTAATTCCGTTTGAACGGATAACTTCAGCTAGCTCTTTTAGTACGTAGTCACCAGCATCGTGTCCGTAGTTATCATTAAGTTTCTTAAAGTGATCTAGATCGAAAACAATAAGAGAGAGTGGAGTACCTGTCACTTTTGACTTCTTCACTTCAAGATCAAGTTTCTTGTTGAAGAAAGACTTATTGTAACAACCAGTTAGTCCATCTGTATTTGCTTCTAGTTGAAGCTTATCATAAGTAAGTCTCTCTGGATCACCTTTTGGAAGGTATTTAAGTGCCATTGCACCCATCTTAATGATGTCACCTTTTTGAAGATCAGTAGGCGCTTCAACTTTACTATTATTTAAAAAAGTTCCATTTCTAGAACCAAGATCAACTACCTGATATCCATCCGCAGATGAAACTAACTTGAAGTGCTCTCTTGAGATACCATTAAATTCTAATGGAATATCACATTTTGCACTTCGGCCAACAGTAATCTCTTCTGCTTTTAAATCAAAAAGAGTGCCGTTTAAATCACCACCAACAACAAGAAGGGCCGCAGGCTTATCTTCGGCTTCTTTATTCGCTGATGCTAGGGCAGCTTTAATGTCAGTCAATACTAGAGTAGCGTCATCACTCATATTCGTCCTTTCAGTACTTTATAATAGATTGTTTTCCCTGTTGATTTTAACTAGCGCCCCGATTTTAATCAAGATTGGAAAACATTTCTATCTGTCTAAATCGTGTATTTCTCATAGGTTATCAAGCCATTCAAAGCTATATATTTTTCCGGCCTCAACTCCTGGTTGGTTAAACGGATCAATATTTAGGCAATAACCTGTGATAGCTGTCAGGTACTCGAAGAATACAATCAACTTGGCCAAATTTACTTCATTTAGTGTTTCTATTTCAAAAGTAATATGTGGAACTCTTTGTTCTGTTAAAGCTTTTTGAGTTCCGTAGAATTCTGAATCGATTAAATTCTTCAGTGTGTACTTTCCGAGTTTTTGTAATTTCGGATGATTGAATGAATTTCTTAATTCAAAATTGTTTGCGAACTCTTTTACATGGACGAGGATCATTACTTTATTTAACGGGCCTTCCATGAATAATTGCATTTGTGAATGTTGATCAGTAGCACCATAAGAAGGAATTGGAGTTATACCAATTCTTGTTCCATCTTCTTTCTTCTTCCCAAGACTCTCTGCCCATAGCTGTACAAACCAAAATGCAAAGTCTCTCATCTTACTCGAATAAGGCATAATAATAGTTTGGTCATAGCCTTGTTCAAGATGATTTAGAAATGTTGAAGTTACTTCTTTTAGTTCTGATGATTCTTTTAGTGACTGTCCATATTCGAAACCGCTTTTGCAAAGAGCTTGAATATCAATTCCAGCAAAGAGAGCAGGTAATAAGCCTACAGGAGTTAAAACACTAAAACGCCCACCAATATTTGATGGGATTGCCAAAGTTGTAATACCTAGCTCATCTCCAAGATCTCTTAGTTGTGAGTTATCTGGGTCACTTGCAAATACAAAATAATTTTTTAAATCTTCTTCGGCGACTCCTGACTGTACTAATTCATTTGCAAGAATTGCAAAAGAAGCAAGTGTTTCAGCAGTACCACCAGACTTTGATACAACATAGATTAGAGAGTTCTTTAAATCG
This window encodes:
- a CDS encoding glutathione S-transferase N-terminal domain-containing protein; its protein translation is MKLIGSTTSPFVRKVILVLEELGIPYELEQVRSLTPDGAKKIGEYNAARRIPILETEDGSIFDSTIICEYLLEKQGKQLDVHTKLALRLIDELCDSCIILFQQKLWECDTKWESKFSKVQYERVQSILDSLEKKVDKGGLHQLEKDWLLCVLDWLTFRDVFNWKKGHLALENFYESLKDRERYQKSAPRI
- a CDS encoding replication-associated recombination protein A — protein: MQQGLFSAKDSSVTPLAHQVRPSSKQDYEGFDALARRFPFLKGENIPSLIVWGPPGSGKTTLAKVLGSEIHANFYEFSAVLSGVAELKKLIQKAQDEARDFQRKSIIFIDEIHRFNKAQQDALLPHVEQGSFILIGATTENPRRSVNRALLSRMKIIELKSFTTDKIRSLIKRTITKLEKELSQEYLDLICEYANGDARIALGSLEVIFSLLEQDEDIDFETVKNIIKENSRNFDAGGDRHYDVISAFIKSMRGSDPNAAILWLAVMLDGGEDPVFIARRLVIFASEDVGNADLNALTVATNALHVVQNIGMPEARITLAQATTYLASTVKSNAAYNAINEALAYVENSQTIQVPEHLKNFPDKDHKVVYQYPHSFEGAFVKQQYAPQGTPKFYQPKAIGVENNIKKRLEELWGK
- a CDS encoding pyruvate, water dikinase regulatory protein, whose amino-acid sequence is MKIIIISDGTGSTAKAISRAAMTQFPESEVFYTGFKNVRTKEQIKSIFDEAAIHHDLVIYTIVSAELREYTKEISMQKHVRSLDLMGPVLTTFSNYFHQEPKSEPGLLHAVNSEYFDRVAAMEFTLNHDDGRNVETLHLADVILVGISRTSKTPLSVYLSQHGIKVVNIPIINGQDLPKELFEIDQRKIFALTIDPEALYSIRKNRLNKLGATEHTGDYADTNKVIEELEWANEIFGKNKRWPVFDVTDRALEETATDIMKLLQMRKNNIFKQLMSESDD
- a CDS encoding class I SAM-dependent methyltransferase codes for the protein MFQFIRKLLTQKGFNAKAKRAFTNYYRFAKESQSYLTYCKEMHGIECFMQNNLSKKQFSALTSHFKPHQKVLDIGCGTGQLTAYFAKKYKLKAKGFDLVESDHDYKEANYETTWLGENEFDLVISLDGFYMLNDLYRTLNKIMDSLKPKGKFVLTYTSERPFHKTRLGKAIANKYKDKFEIQDFTQDDLIFNNKAKELLEKLESDFTAEGNSNLYRTKYNEISKNVESHKANKMYRSLITISK
- a CDS encoding endonuclease I family protein is translated as MKLKLLVAALLALTTTAGYYPESFKAEVANDLLQDENLRTELQRIISQNHKKNSYSQAKRYLFNELHLKYDESNQPYVKGVYCNKVFNGSTPNIGPIGDGKIPNHQIVNCEHTWPQSKFTGGFSSQLQKGDLHHLFPTDSKANSVRSSNDFADLKGGKAATRDCFASHSDGHYFEPPTEHKGNVARAMFYFATRYGAKINSRMEKYLRRWHAEDPVDSDEIERNNKIEEIQGNRNPYIDFPELVSDIKDF
- a CDS encoding endonuclease I family protein, whose amino-acid sequence is MKIAIVLSTLLFALTSNAAELNNYYPKETNDVLSRGGAELKSYLFEVLNTTHQETNSQDVLGCDSKNKGRCYSQRSLGYKGARKVLFGKIHLKEDDKGYYIKDVYCQKTLRRVQTRSMGPGQIPSPNVLNCEHTWPQSKFTGRFDKGLQKSDLHHLYPTDSKANSVRGNYEFDNVDGFPVDYEDCTASQTQGNGAFEPPAEHKGNVARALFYFSVRYDISISNHQEQVLREWDKLDPVDAEERERNEIIYSVQNNRNPFIDIANLADKIDNF
- the rpsU gene encoding 30S ribosomal protein S21; its protein translation is MSKDYSIKIEIDERLSAERALKKFKRYCEAFGVIREYRKRQEYKKPSIRNKEKLQAAEKRRKKTQTKYSRGSKI